Proteins encoded together in one Ferroglobus placidus DSM 10642 window:
- a CDS encoding winged helix-turn-helix domain-containing protein, giving the protein MEKVKMYKSVTHYGSFKILCILANQPARFTEIMFKSELSPSVLNKLLKDLMSLDILAKDGNNKYYLTKKGERILELLLQLYDSI; this is encoded by the coding sequence ATGGAGAAAGTAAAGATGTACAAGTCCGTTACACACTATGGCTCCTTTAAAATTCTATGTATATTGGCGAATCAACCAGCCAGATTCACGGAAATTATGTTTAAATCCGAATTAAGTCCTAGTGTATTAAACAAATTGCTGAAAGATCTTATGTCCCTTGACATCTTAGCTAAAGATGGTAACAATAAATATTATTTAACTAAGAAAGGTGAAAGGATATTGGAGCTTCTTCTACAGCTATATGACTCGATCTAA
- a CDS encoding site-2 protease family protein, giving the protein MNAEIALIVFLTYWLIIEALRTKGVLEKYDITAYGPLLMIRSKRIVGFLKKLSKYERFWRIYAIVGVPLIFIGMAFMFFLIIFMDYVLLTSPPPPSEITSPRNVLLIPGVNQFIPLIWGAIGLLVTLIVHEFSHGILALVEKIRVKSVGVLLLLLPIGGFAEPDEEELKKAETSKKIRVFASGITGNFIVAALAFVLFFHFLSYISPAVAVLHDSSGRIEAGTKIVEVNGVKIKTPEDFEKAITKTPVKIKLENGKEIVLNGVVGVEIIGVMKDMPAEGVLKEGMIIVEVDGKRIVSTKQLAEILKNKKPGEEITLKVWNGSGYEVKSLVLGGEDRALMGVYIRDNVSGIVPSYPYAERILSTLKSIPKMITNPAGWAFVMAMPITTFNSFSGIYEKIFYGDKVIFYVLNALYWIGWINFYVGLFNCLPAIPLDGGRIFQEFLKKVSPKAESLSKVTTVIVFVSIALSVIIPNVRV; this is encoded by the coding sequence ATGAATGCCGAGATCGCTCTGATCGTCTTCCTCACTTACTGGCTGATAATCGAAGCTTTAAGAACTAAAGGCGTGCTCGAAAAATACGACATAACTGCCTACGGACCTTTACTGATGATCAGATCGAAAAGGATCGTTGGATTTCTAAAAAAGCTCTCTAAGTACGAGAGATTCTGGAGAATATACGCTATCGTCGGAGTTCCTCTTATATTCATCGGAATGGCTTTCATGTTCTTCCTTATAATTTTCATGGACTACGTTCTTCTGACTTCTCCACCTCCCCCTTCGGAAATAACGAGCCCGAGAAACGTTCTACTGATTCCGGGAGTTAACCAGTTCATTCCGCTGATATGGGGAGCAATAGGACTTCTCGTAACGCTAATCGTTCACGAGTTTAGCCACGGCATTCTTGCTTTGGTCGAGAAAATTAGAGTGAAGTCAGTAGGAGTTCTCCTCCTCCTTCTACCGATAGGAGGATTTGCTGAGCCTGATGAGGAGGAGCTGAAAAAGGCTGAGACGAGTAAAAAGATTAGGGTTTTCGCAAGCGGAATCACCGGAAACTTCATCGTCGCCGCTTTAGCTTTCGTCCTCTTCTTCCACTTCCTCTCTTACATCTCCCCAGCAGTGGCTGTTCTACACGACTCGAGCGGAAGAATCGAAGCTGGAACGAAGATAGTTGAGGTGAACGGGGTAAAGATTAAAACCCCCGAAGATTTCGAAAAAGCCATAACGAAGACTCCTGTCAAAATCAAGCTCGAAAACGGAAAAGAGATCGTTCTTAACGGAGTAGTTGGAGTGGAGATAATCGGAGTAATGAAAGACATGCCCGCCGAAGGAGTTCTAAAGGAAGGGATGATAATAGTCGAAGTAGACGGAAAGAGGATCGTTTCAACTAAGCAGCTCGCCGAAATTTTGAAGAACAAGAAGCCGGGAGAAGAAATCACCTTGAAAGTTTGGAACGGATCGGGTTACGAAGTAAAGAGCCTCGTTCTTGGCGGAGAGGACAGGGCTTTGATGGGTGTTTACATAAGAGACAACGTCTCCGGAATCGTGCCGAGTTATCCCTATGCGGAGAGAATTCTCTCTACGCTGAAATCGATTCCTAAAATGATCACGAATCCGGCTGGCTGGGCTTTCGTCATGGCTATGCCGATAACGACGTTCAACAGCTTCTCGGGAATTTACGAAAAAATATTTTACGGAGACAAGGTTATTTTTTACGTTCTCAACGCCCTCTACTGGATAGGGTGGATAAACTTCTACGTCGGATTGTTTAACTGCCTTCCAGCCATACCCCTCGACGGGGGAAGGATATTTCAGGAATTCCTGAAGAAAGTTTCTCCGAAAGCTGAAAGCCTGAGCAAGGTTACGACCGTAATAGTTTTCGTTTCGATTGCTCTTTCAGTGATAATACCCAACGTGAGAGTATGA
- a CDS encoding ATP-binding protein — protein MKCECGREAIERVGGRYYCKECYSKRYLSLVERSIRKYGILKRGEKVLAAISGGKDSVAMIAALKELEDKLGIKLEALHINLGIGEYSRKSEEVSRKVCEELDVPLHVVYLSEYGFTIGDVKRKACSVCGNAKRYIMNRFAREEGFDVIATGHCAEDIVANVLKNLYSGNFEWSEKLLPRIEGYFKFVSKAKPLYEIGEKENLLFVLSKGITFLPDECPKAPDPKWKELVYEIEKKIPGFKKGVLRSLVRREKVESELKSCKICGEPTSAEICQFCRNVKKFGKVRKIPL, from the coding sequence ATGAAGTGCGAGTGCGGAAGAGAAGCGATCGAGAGGGTCGGAGGAAGATACTACTGCAAGGAGTGCTATTCGAAGAGGTATCTAAGCTTAGTTGAGAGAAGCATCAGAAAGTACGGAATTTTAAAGAGAGGAGAAAAAGTTCTCGCAGCTATAAGCGGGGGAAAGGATAGCGTAGCCATGATAGCAGCTTTAAAAGAGCTCGAAGATAAGCTCGGAATTAAATTGGAGGCTTTGCACATAAACCTCGGAATAGGAGAGTACAGCAGAAAGTCCGAAGAGGTTAGTAGGAAAGTTTGTGAAGAGCTCGACGTTCCCCTCCACGTAGTATATCTTTCCGAATACGGATTCACTATAGGCGACGTGAAGAGAAAAGCTTGCAGCGTTTGCGGAAACGCGAAGAGGTACATAATGAACAGATTCGCAAGAGAAGAAGGCTTTGACGTCATCGCCACAGGACACTGCGCTGAGGATATCGTTGCAAACGTGTTAAAGAACCTCTACTCCGGAAACTTCGAGTGGAGCGAAAAGCTTCTTCCGAGGATAGAAGGCTACTTCAAATTCGTCTCGAAGGCTAAACCTCTTTACGAGATCGGTGAAAAAGAAAATCTTCTCTTCGTTCTCTCGAAGGGCATCACCTTCCTTCCTGATGAATGTCCGAAAGCTCCGGATCCAAAGTGGAAGGAGCTCGTTTATGAGATAGAAAAGAAAATTCCCGGATTTAAGAAGGGAGTCTTAAGAAGTCTCGTGAGAAGGGAAAAAGTTGAAAGCGAGTTAAAAAGCTGCAAAATCTGTGGAGAGCCGACTTCAGCTGAAATCTGTCAGTTTTGTAGAAACGTGAAAAAGTTTGGTAAGGTTAGGAAGATTCCTCTTTAG
- a CDS encoding peptidylprolyl isomerase, whose amino-acid sequence MTIKEGDFVKISYTAKLEDGTVIDSTDENVAKEAGVYEEHARYGDIVIVVGEGHVLKGLEEDIIGKEVGYKGTVEVPPEKAFGEYDPNKKEMVTLKKFKEKPKPGDRVRVGDKVGVVEKVVGRRAIIDFNHPLAGKKIIFEYEIKEKIEDPVEKIKALFLIHTGRELEAKVEDGKAIVEVPKDVAFNQFFILGKITAVNKIFEHLPEIREVELVERYVKEETKEESS is encoded by the coding sequence ATGACGATCAAGGAAGGGGACTTCGTTAAGATAAGCTACACAGCTAAGCTCGAAGACGGAACGGTGATCGACTCCACCGACGAGAATGTAGCTAAAGAAGCCGGAGTTTACGAGGAGCACGCGAGGTATGGGGACATCGTCATTGTGGTGGGAGAAGGACACGTTTTGAAGGGGCTGGAGGAGGACATAATCGGCAAGGAAGTAGGATACAAGGGAACTGTAGAAGTTCCTCCGGAGAAAGCCTTCGGCGAATACGACCCGAACAAGAAGGAGATGGTTACTCTCAAGAAGTTCAAAGAAAAGCCGAAGCCCGGAGATAGGGTTAGAGTGGGAGACAAAGTCGGAGTTGTGGAAAAAGTCGTGGGAAGGAGAGCGATAATTGACTTCAACCATCCGCTGGCTGGAAAGAAGATAATCTTCGAGTACGAGATAAAGGAGAAAATAGAGGACCCGGTGGAGAAAATAAAAGCTCTGTTCTTAATTCACACGGGCAGAGAGCTTGAGGCAAAAGTTGAGGACGGAAAAGCGATAGTGGAAGTGCCAAAAGATGTAGCTTTCAACCAGTTCTTCATTCTCGGAAAAATTACGGCGGTGAACAAAATTTTCGAGCATTTGCCGGAGATAAGGGAAGTTGAGCTGGTGGAGAGGTACGTTAAAGAAGAGACTAAAGAGGAATCTTCCTAA
- the cyaB gene encoding class IV adenylate cyclase — translation MEVEAKFPLKEPDKLKRILAEKGSFLKKKLEEDVYFNSPFRDFKESDEALRVRKDEEGVTITYKGPKLDSETKTREEIKIKVDDFEKAVELLKKLGFKPVREVKKIRELYEVEGVLVCVDHVFNLGDFVEFEMDSEDVETAKEKIFSLAEELGFKREESLRESYLEMLERVKSNQ, via the coding sequence GTGGAAGTGGAGGCGAAATTCCCCCTTAAGGAGCCGGACAAGTTAAAGAGGATTTTGGCTGAGAAAGGTTCTTTTTTGAAGAAAAAGCTTGAAGAGGACGTATACTTCAACTCTCCATTCAGGGATTTTAAAGAGAGCGACGAGGCTTTGAGAGTTAGGAAGGACGAAGAAGGTGTGACGATAACGTACAAGGGTCCGAAGCTCGATAGCGAAACCAAAACGAGGGAGGAGATAAAGATAAAAGTCGACGATTTCGAAAAAGCTGTTGAGCTTCTAAAAAAACTCGGGTTCAAGCCGGTGAGGGAAGTGAAGAAGATCAGGGAGCTTTACGAGGTTGAAGGAGTGCTCGTTTGCGTTGACCACGTTTTCAACCTCGGAGATTTCGTTGAGTTCGAGATGGACAGTGAAGACGTCGAAACGGCTAAGGAGAAAATTTTCAGCTTAGCCGAAGAGCTCGGTTTCAAGAGGGAAGAGAGTCTGAGAGAGTCTTATCTGGAGATGCTCGAAAGAGTTAAATCCAATCAGTAA
- a CDS encoding (Fe-S)-binding protein: protein MPESAILCVRCGNCLENCHIFSSTKEWKHAPPNRLRILRKKADFVAFECNGCRRCTVFCPFSVEISAYVSRARKEIKNKAKALVELVEVQLEKGRQFEKHKQFYEAAIRFLEKKHNLKIPLNKKAEILFVPLQGEHTIIPAAKLFNLAKEDWTLSYFEASNFAFFLGDMELAKKVSERIFREAEELGVEKIIVTECGHAYRVFKMFWREWFGRDFEILSIVEVAAEYVEKGIVEVKRGLAEPVTYHDPCQAARNSGLIEEPRKVIGSFAEDFREMKPNKEKNFCCGGGGGLVAIPEMKDFRLVAGKKKAEQIKETEAKYVLTICENCRTQLKDLREHYGLNYEVSGVVELLSKFV from the coding sequence ATGCCAGAGTCGGCAATTCTGTGCGTGAGATGCGGTAACTGCTTGGAAAACTGCCACATTTTTTCATCCACGAAAGAGTGGAAGCATGCTCCTCCCAACAGATTAAGGATTCTAAGGAAAAAAGCAGACTTTGTCGCTTTCGAATGCAACGGATGCAGAAGGTGCACAGTCTTTTGCCCCTTTTCCGTGGAGATATCTGCCTACGTTTCAAGAGCGAGGAAGGAAATTAAGAATAAAGCGAAAGCTCTCGTCGAGCTTGTTGAAGTTCAGCTTGAGAAAGGGAGGCAGTTTGAGAAGCACAAACAATTCTACGAAGCTGCGATAAGGTTTCTTGAGAAAAAGCACAACTTGAAAATTCCTTTGAATAAAAAAGCTGAAATTCTCTTTGTCCCCCTTCAAGGAGAGCACACGATAATTCCGGCTGCAAAGCTTTTCAATTTAGCTAAGGAGGACTGGACTTTAAGTTACTTCGAAGCCTCCAACTTCGCCTTCTTTCTTGGAGATATGGAACTCGCTAAGAAAGTTTCCGAGAGAATATTCAGAGAAGCAGAGGAGCTTGGTGTTGAGAAAATAATCGTTACGGAATGTGGTCACGCTTACAGAGTCTTCAAGATGTTCTGGAGGGAGTGGTTTGGAAGGGATTTTGAGATATTAAGCATAGTCGAGGTCGCCGCAGAGTACGTTGAAAAAGGAATAGTGGAGGTTAAAAGGGGTTTGGCTGAGCCGGTAACCTATCACGATCCTTGTCAAGCAGCGAGAAACTCGGGATTGATAGAGGAGCCGAGAAAAGTTATAGGGAGTTTCGCGGAGGATTTCAGAGAGATGAAGCCGAACAAGGAAAAGAACTTCTGCTGCGGAGGGGGTGGAGGATTGGTTGCCATTCCGGAGATGAAGGACTTCAGACTTGTTGCTGGGAAGAAAAAGGCTGAGCAAATAAAAGAGACAGAAGCGAAATACGTTCTGACGATTTGCGAAAATTGCAGAACGCAACTTAAAGATTTGAGAGAGCATTACGGCTTGAATTACGAAGTCTCTGGAGTCGTTGAGCTTTTATCCAAATTCGTCTGA
- a CDS encoding respiratory nitrate reductase subunit gamma: MLQVYLEEIVLYKLPFVTAAIFFAGLFFRVYKYLSVKLKIFPVFPKASKSGFKKLSDYFGDVFLFKTLFSSDKSLWVLSWLFHVSLLVILLGHIRMFLGIKVGESFANFLGTSLGAIFFLTLLFLLVRRVAKLRVISTAEDYFALILLLSVAVSGMYLRLNDVSLEGYLLSLISGEKIRVGSLALVVHAFLAQLLVAYLPFGKLFHSIGVFHSNYLVRWKNARVGNSVREMR; encoded by the coding sequence ATGCTTCAAGTTTACCTTGAAGAAATAGTTCTCTATAAGCTTCCGTTCGTTACCGCAGCTATTTTCTTTGCGGGATTGTTCTTCAGAGTTTACAAGTACTTATCCGTAAAACTGAAAATATTTCCAGTTTTCCCTAAAGCATCGAAAAGCGGCTTTAAAAAGCTTTCCGACTACTTCGGCGACGTGTTTCTCTTTAAAACTCTCTTTTCGTCCGACAAATCTCTCTGGGTTTTGTCGTGGCTCTTTCACGTCTCTCTGCTTGTAATTTTGCTCGGACACATCAGGATGTTTCTCGGAATTAAAGTTGGTGAGAGTTTCGCAAACTTTCTCGGAACATCGCTTGGAGCGATCTTCTTTCTCACACTTCTTTTCCTTTTGGTTAGAAGGGTTGCAAAGCTCAGGGTTATCTCCACCGCGGAGGATTACTTTGCGCTAATTCTACTCTTAAGCGTTGCAGTCAGCGGAATGTACTTGAGGTTGAACGACGTAAGCTTGGAAGGCTATTTGCTCTCTTTAATCTCCGGTGAGAAGATAAGAGTGGGGAGTTTAGCTTTAGTCGTTCACGCTTTCTTAGCGCAGCTTCTCGTAGCTTATTTGCCCTTTGGAAAGCTGTTCCACTCAATCGGAGTTTTTCACTCCAACTACTTAGTGAGGTGGAAGAATGCCAGAGTCGGCAATTCTGTGCGTGAGATGCGGTAA
- a CDS encoding sulfurtransferase TusA family protein: MKVLDLRGLTCPMPVIKLKSELEMGNGELVVLTSDPGTLSEIPALAEKLGWKVVKVEENECFKFTLKK, translated from the coding sequence ATGAAGGTACTCGATTTGAGAGGACTGACGTGTCCGATGCCGGTGATAAAGCTTAAAAGCGAACTTGAGATGGGAAACGGAGAGCTTGTAGTTTTAACTTCCGATCCGGGGACTCTGAGCGAAATTCCGGCTTTAGCAGAAAAGCTCGGATGGAAGGTTGTTAAAGTGGAGGAGAACGAATGCTTCAAGTTTACCTTGAAGAAATAG
- a CDS encoding ABC transporter permease, with amino-acid sequence MKKAIIVAKQELKNNLRRKGFLFGVIGFPLLIVSSFFLPVLFIQELGFPEEVKVGVVDNSGILSENYFEVPKIEKIPFLNASSERKIVFVKFSSEEEAEKAFEEGKIYAYYVIPENFEESFTVKKKSRGFFSLDKELELKLAEKYGDLAYKFAKGIDFEEIKEEERSPFDFLASYFIPLLLFLAIFTSSGYLMQGIVEEKESRIMEILFSSASPEEIFFGKFLGNAITGLIQASVWLALAGYFSIFLISTNLLSLGVFIVSMAYFIFGYIFYASLLSAIASVSSSLRDSQQIASAIVFAALFPSIFLLQIVSMNPDSALLKAFALLPLTSPVLMPALYSSNSAGALEVFAGIVILALTSLFTLKVSAKIFSFYALSYSKPKWREVIASIF; translated from the coding sequence ATGAAGAAAGCGATTATCGTCGCTAAGCAAGAGTTGAAGAACAATCTCCGAAGGAAAGGCTTTCTTTTCGGGGTTATAGGATTTCCTCTTCTTATCGTATCGTCCTTTTTCCTGCCCGTTCTCTTCATTCAAGAATTGGGCTTCCCCGAAGAAGTAAAAGTCGGTGTCGTCGATAATTCGGGAATTCTGAGCGAAAATTATTTCGAAGTACCTAAAATCGAGAAAATTCCTTTTTTGAACGCCTCCTCTGAAAGAAAAATAGTTTTCGTAAAATTTAGCAGCGAAGAGGAGGCTGAAAAGGCATTCGAAGAAGGAAAAATATACGCTTACTACGTAATTCCCGAAAATTTCGAGGAGAGTTTTACAGTAAAAAAGAAGAGCAGAGGATTTTTCAGCTTGGATAAGGAATTGGAATTAAAGCTGGCGGAGAAGTACGGAGACTTGGCTTACAAATTCGCGAAAGGGATTGACTTCGAGGAAATTAAAGAAGAAGAAAGATCACCTTTCGACTTCCTCGCATCGTATTTCATTCCTCTCCTCCTCTTCCTGGCTATTTTTACATCGTCCGGCTACCTCATGCAGGGGATTGTCGAGGAAAAGGAGAGCAGAATTATGGAAATTTTGTTTTCTTCAGCTTCTCCGGAGGAAATCTTCTTCGGTAAATTCCTCGGAAACGCTATAACTGGCTTAATTCAGGCTTCCGTGTGGCTGGCTTTGGCTGGCTATTTTTCAATCTTTTTGATTTCAACGAATCTCTTAAGCCTCGGAGTTTTTATCGTTTCGATGGCTTACTTCATTTTCGGATACATCTTCTACGCTTCGCTTCTCTCCGCAATTGCCTCCGTTTCTTCGTCTTTAAGAGATTCTCAGCAAATCGCTTCGGCAATAGTCTTTGCAGCGTTGTTTCCCTCCATATTCTTGCTTCAAATTGTCTCTATGAATCCAGACTCTGCATTGCTGAAAGCTTTCGCACTGCTTCCCTTAACCTCTCCCGTTTTGATGCCAGCTCTTTACTCCTCAAACTCCGCCGGAGCTTTGGAAGTCTTTGCTGGAATCGTCATCTTAGCGCTAACTTCTTTGTTTACACTCAAGGTTTCGGCAAAAATCTTCAGCTTCTACGCCCTCTCTTACTCGAAACCTAAGTGGAGGGAGGTGATAGCGAGCATCTTTTAA
- a CDS encoding ABC transporter ATP-binding protein: MLEVRSIEKSIGNFKLGKLSFKAEKGEVFGILGPNGAGKTTTLRIVVGILKPDSGEVLISGKNPEEVRDLIGYLPEERGLYKKWKVKEVLRYFAELKGGVDTDYWLERFSLSQHADKRVEELSKGLQQKVQLIAAIQHDPELLVLDEPFSGFDAVNINLVVEVVKEMKEKGKCILLSTHILNLAERLCDRVLLINNGREVKSGRVDELLNEEVCEVEYLKDGKVVKELTNKSLRELIDLGYEIVSYRRRKVSLEEVFFREVVE; encoded by the coding sequence ATGCTGGAAGTAAGGAGCATCGAGAAATCTATTGGAAACTTCAAGCTCGGAAAGCTCTCCTTTAAAGCAGAGAAGGGGGAGGTTTTTGGAATTTTGGGACCTAACGGAGCTGGTAAGACGACGACTCTCAGAATCGTTGTGGGAATACTGAAACCAGATTCTGGAGAAGTATTAATTTCGGGCAAAAATCCTGAAGAGGTCAGAGATTTAATTGGATACCTGCCCGAAGAGAGGGGGTTATACAAGAAGTGGAAGGTGAAGGAAGTTCTAAGATATTTTGCGGAGCTTAAGGGAGGAGTGGATACGGATTACTGGCTCGAGAGATTCAGCTTGAGTCAGCATGCCGATAAAAGGGTGGAAGAGCTTTCTAAGGGGTTGCAGCAGAAGGTTCAGCTGATTGCGGCAATTCAGCACGATCCGGAGCTTTTGGTTCTTGACGAGCCTTTCTCAGGATTTGACGCTGTGAACATAAATCTCGTCGTGGAAGTCGTGAAGGAGATGAAAGAGAAAGGTAAATGTATTTTGCTCTCAACTCACATTCTCAACCTCGCTGAAAGGTTGTGCGATAGGGTTCTCCTCATAAATAACGGGAGGGAAGTGAAGTCTGGAAGAGTTGACGAGCTTTTAAACGAGGAGGTTTGCGAGGTGGAGTATCTTAAAGATGGAAAAGTTGTGAAAGAGCTGACGAACAAAAGCCTTAGAGAGCTCATCGATCTCGGCTACGAGATAGTATCCTACAGGAGGAGGAAGGTGTCGCTCGAGGAAGTGTTCTTCAGGGAGGTCGTGGAATGA
- a CDS encoding MBL fold metallo-hydrolase yields MVSLRWFGHACFAIKGSKVVVTDPFHQKDVGYPTPNVEADVVTVSHDHFDHNKVEVIKGNPKVIDKAGEFEVNGVRIKGVETYHDKAKGSQRGKNIVFKIELDGIKFCHLGDLGHVIEEREAKEIGEVDVLMIPVGGYFTIEPEEADEVISILSPKVVVPMHYKTEVINFPIKPVDVFLKGKENVKKFDVSEVEVKIPEKQEIWVLKWG; encoded by the coding sequence ATGGTATCGCTCAGATGGTTCGGACACGCTTGCTTCGCGATAAAAGGGAGCAAAGTCGTCGTTACCGACCCCTTCCATCAAAAAGACGTGGGCTACCCAACGCCGAACGTCGAAGCTGATGTCGTAACCGTAAGCCACGACCACTTCGACCACAACAAGGTCGAGGTGATAAAGGGAAATCCGAAGGTAATTGACAAAGCCGGAGAGTTTGAAGTGAACGGAGTGAGGATAAAAGGAGTCGAAACTTATCATGACAAAGCAAAGGGTTCGCAAAGAGGAAAGAACATAGTTTTCAAAATAGAGCTCGACGGGATAAAGTTCTGCCACCTCGGAGATTTGGGACACGTTATCGAGGAGAGGGAAGCGAAGGAAATAGGAGAAGTAGACGTTTTGATGATTCCCGTCGGCGGCTACTTCACGATAGAGCCGGAAGAGGCTGACGAAGTTATCAGCATTCTCTCTCCAAAAGTCGTTGTGCCGATGCACTACAAAACTGAAGTCATCAACTTTCCGATCAAGCCAGTGGATGTGTTTCTTAAAGGAAAGGAGAACGTGAAAAAATTTGATGTAAGCGAGGTCGAAGTGAAAATTCCGGAAAAGCAAGAAATTTGGGTTTTAAAGTGGGGTTAG
- a CDS encoding zinc metalloprotease HtpX, protein MLLIFDPIYIMLGVLGYLIMFLLASTVAPKVAGRFSGRFSLYTSMAILAVMILGISALIIYLILSLAGYYFSLVGIAIFVLIVNLLMYVASPYIINMSYSAKPSPELQRVVDVVANRLGVKPPKAVIVRGPPNAFAYGNFLTGKFVAVTDSMLKMLSKEELEAVIGHEIGHHKHRDNAVMLLFGLLPSIIFYLGYMLIHSSLSERRNQLALLGFAAVVASFLVQILVLAFSRLREYYADFEGALAAGKRSMQYALAKIHAFYHRYPDYHEIIATDKFRTLFIYAFVQAVASPYVDIESIKRAKVNPIEEFLSTHPPIPKRLRFLDSLPF, encoded by the coding sequence ATGCTCCTGATATTCGATCCGATTTACATAATGCTCGGAGTGCTCGGATACCTTATAATGTTCCTCTTAGCAAGCACAGTAGCCCCTAAGGTAGCTGGAAGATTTTCGGGAAGGTTTTCCCTATACACTTCGATGGCAATACTTGCGGTGATGATTCTCGGAATTTCGGCTCTGATAATCTACTTAATCCTCAGCCTTGCGGGATACTACTTCAGTCTCGTGGGTATAGCTATTTTCGTTCTGATAGTGAACCTGCTGATGTACGTGGCTTCTCCGTACATAATAAACATGAGCTACTCTGCTAAGCCAAGCCCGGAGCTTCAGAGGGTTGTTGATGTCGTCGCTAACAGGCTTGGGGTAAAGCCTCCCAAGGCTGTGATCGTAAGAGGACCGCCGAATGCCTTTGCCTACGGAAACTTCCTAACTGGGAAGTTTGTGGCTGTAACGGATTCAATGCTGAAAATGCTGTCAAAGGAGGAGCTTGAGGCGGTTATCGGGCACGAGATAGGGCATCACAAGCATAGAGATAACGCGGTGATGCTACTCTTCGGCTTGCTTCCGTCGATAATCTTCTACCTCGGCTACATGCTTATCCACTCATCTCTGAGCGAGAGGAGAAATCAACTTGCTTTGCTCGGATTTGCGGCAGTCGTAGCTTCTTTCTTGGTTCAGATCTTGGTTCTTGCTTTCAGCAGGCTTAGGGAATACTACGCCGACTTCGAAGGTGCTTTAGCAGCTGGAAAAAGGAGCATGCAATACGCTTTGGCGAAGATCCACGCTTTCTACCACCGCTATCCCGACTACCACGAGATTATAGCGACGGACAAATTCAGAACCCTCTTCATCTACGCTTTCGTTCAGGCTGTAGCCTCTCCTTACGTCGACATAGAAAGTATAAAGAGAGCCAAGGTGAATCCGATCGAAGAGTTCTTATCAACGCACCCGCCGATTCCCAAGAGGCTGAGGTTCCTCGACTCTTTACCCTTCTAA
- a CDS encoding ArsR family transcriptional regulator, whose product MRRAKLINDVIEFIPILQLFSSENYRRVYEILLDGWKTIDELKAEVGENVEEALKILKKAGMLGSKWRMPEDPKSKPEKEYHVSFTHLSANFYCSLKDFNTVLDVIFMSDDEFEDYVDLIIEQIKAGRMSIQHISKETGLDPVFIRAVAKKSLKLNLKGQLVEIAKDEEI is encoded by the coding sequence GTGAGGAGAGCAAAGCTCATCAACGACGTGATAGAGTTCATTCCGATCTTGCAGCTGTTCTCGTCGGAAAACTACAGAAGAGTCTACGAAATACTCCTCGACGGCTGGAAAACTATAGACGAGCTTAAAGCAGAGGTCGGCGAGAATGTAGAGGAAGCGTTAAAGATTTTAAAAAAGGCTGGTATGCTTGGCTCTAAATGGAGAATGCCAGAAGATCCGAAGAGTAAACCGGAAAAGGAGTACCACGTGAGCTTCACTCACCTGAGCGCTAATTTTTACTGCTCCCTCAAGGACTTCAACACAGTGCTCGACGTGATTTTCATGAGCGACGACGAGTTCGAAGACTACGTTGACTTGATAATCGAGCAGATAAAAGCCGGAAGGATGTCTATTCAGCACATAAGTAAAGAGACCGGTCTCGACCCCGTTTTTATTAGAGCCGTTGCCAAAAAATCCCTTAAGCTAAACCTGAAAGGGCAGCTCGTGGAGATAGCCAAGGATGAGGAAATATAG
- a CDS encoding DUF504 domain-containing protein, producing MRKYSLRDLINKVIWHPELDRKKLEIRFIDRPEGVSAIRGDEIEEVGHKFVFAHVPIPYHRIVEVRYDGKVIWRKGEKVDLSRI from the coding sequence ATGAGGAAATATAGCCTGAGAGATCTGATAAACAAGGTCATATGGCACCCAGAACTCGATAGAAAAAAGCTCGAAATCAGATTTATCGACCGTCCAGAAGGCGTCTCAGCTATTAGGGGAGATGAAATTGAAGAAGTCGGACACAAATTCGTTTTTGCTCACGTTCCAATTCCTTACCACAGGATCGTCGAAGTAAGGTACGATGGGAAGGTAATTTGGAGGAAGGGAGAAAAAGTCGATCTCAGCCGAATATGA